The sequence ttttactaatactggtcattgtaggattgattattaaaatgacagACAATGCTATTGTTTATTACAAAAGAGAATTGATTCAAAGTGATCAGAACATAATGAAATACGTTGGAGGTTAAAAAAAGTGGTTaaaattctagagaaaatgacactTGAGAAATTTGTCCAATTGTTTAGTGAAAAGTGTCATATCGATCGGACTCTGAACAATATTTAGTTATGGATGAAACCAAAACATCTCGACTTAGAATAccttataaaaattgaaaatgatgaaaatgttgaGGGTCTTATTAACATGTCTAAATACTTCGAggaatatatttcaatttttgttacaaCTACCCTTATCAAGGcataaggagaagaagaaagtcGTGGCAATAATAATGGTGAACTAAAATAGGAATCTAACAAGGAAAACTTTGaagatttttataatgataCATTGTATATTGCTAAAGAATGAGTATATAGAGACAAAGAGAGGATTCCAGATTAAGGTGACTTTGATGGGAATCAGATGTTTGATATTCTTCTTGATGAGTCATACTTCGAGGAGATGTCACTTGTTAACTATGATATAAGTAGTCTCCAACTTACAAATCCTCTTCAAGGTGGTGACAATTATGTTGGACCATCTTTTGATGATATCCTCATTGATCCATTTAAGTGGTTACTCGATTTTCTTTCGCAACATTCAACATCAACATCTAATGGTCTAAGAACAATGTGAGAGAGAAATTCTATAAAAATTGGtgacatatttattaataaaaaatagttgaaaGATGCAACGACTTAATTTGCAACCAATTTTGTGGAACAACATCCATCTTATCATGTTGGGGTCGACATAGTAATGTCAAGAACGAATCTTTATGTTGGTGATCGACATAAAAGCAACAATCATTTTGtttacattaatatataaaacactaAAACAAAGTCACTATATAAAGTCCACTTACCTCATCAATCAACCATTGGTAGAGCTCCACAACCATGCTCTAAAACGCTGATTTGGACTTCAATTTGATACTATACACCTCACTCATGTTTGATCCTTGAGCTTCCTAGTACCATTTTTGGAATTCTTCTTCATGTTCAGCAAACGATATAGGAACATTATGACTCACTCGTTTGACCTTTGGTTTCAATGAGTTTGTGTATAAGGTACAAACTAACGAGTCCTTCTTAATAACCCAACCATGAGCGATCTGTAGAATCTgtcaaaattccaaaatatgttaagtaaattattaatcttaattaacaaaatcaatggAATGGGTAATGATACCTTTCATATCTAAGGAGGTCTGGCTAGGGAATCCTCGTATATCCAAACTGCAGTATCAATAGTAATGTTTAAATTTCCTCAATTACCACCATGTGTgtctgtgtgtgtgtatacacacacacaccccaTAGGTAATGATTGGCACATGGATCGAtgtatgtatacacacacataccCATACACCCCACAAGTAAGAATTGAATCTgtccaaatgatcaaccaaATAGAGAAACTCTTGAGAAACCTTTTTTTGTTTAGTGTTCCCTAGTAACACAATATAAAGACAATGTCATAGGGCCAATTTAACGACGTTGGTATCATTATCCCCTCATGGCCTCACTGAAAATACTTACTCCACATCATTTTATTTCACTTTCTCGAAAATAAGTGTCCCAAATCCTATGGTATGTACCCTGTGGAAGATATATCTTCATGTTAGTGAATTAACTAAAGTGAAGGCTGGTAATAAGAGCAAACTCAAATAGGTTGAACCTCACATCGACCCTATTAACCCGAAACTATAATTGATCTCTCACATCACCCCTTAACACTTGTCTTGATATAAAGGAGTGTATCAACACTCAATTAAATCTCCTGCCTAAAAAATGTAGAAAGTGCCCAAAACACGCCTCTCAAACAACCTTAATTAATCCTTTGTTAATGTGGATTTGATCTTGGATATAGGATCTCGTTGTATGCGTGATGTCACATATATCCAAAAGTGTTGCTCCACTGCAGAAAATCTCAATTTCCCCTTAAgttcttacattttttttttatgaatttttctagaaaaaaattgatatcacgaaaaatttgataattatatcgAAAATACGgacacaaaatttgaaatctacatgtcaaaaaaccttaatatGAAATGTACATATGCAAAAACAATTGCATTGGTAAAAAGATTGCaattgtattgaatttttttttctaacccCTAAAATATCTAAGAGCTATCAATCTTCATGATAATTGGAAAAAACAGATCTTAAATTCGCAAACCACATGTTGAAAAactctataataaaatatatcactTTGTCCCCTAAATGTTTAAGAACTCACTTTCCTccctaaatgtttaaaaactcacaaatttcCCTCTCCCATGAGATCCCTCGAGATATACTATTTGAAATCTAAATTCCCCCCTTAAAGATTTCCTAAGATCgatactatttaaaaactcataattccCCCCTTCCACATGGTCACcatgagatgatattatttGAAAACTGACTTATGCCCCTCTCCTCATGATCCCTCCCCACCTCATGATAACTTAATCCACCTTGCAATGTCACGGGGCATAATGATTTCCCACAAGATGACTACCAATGCATGAGGTCCATTTTCCGATCGAACTTGCATTTTCTGACtaccatttcaacaacaaacaaATCTAAAACTTATTCTAACACACAAGAATTGACaccatatattcaatttttcaaaattggaaaCCTTAACTAAAACATGCCTAAAAACTTCATCCAATCGCTTAAATCCCAACACAAAATGATTGAAACACAACAAGAAACGATAGGCTAATCTCTTTTGCTATTTTCGTCATCGTTAGAAAAGTTGGATGCATGTGGCTCTTATCATCTCGTGTTTTGTtcatgaaattttgaaaatgccaATAGTAATTTCGTGATGAAATGGTTAGGGTATTTTGGTCAATTCACATTtgttgggtatttttgctttatgTTAATAGAGatgagtatttttgtttagtgaGGTTAAGTTTGGGGTGTTTAATTAacttttcttaaattcaaatcactttaataatctttaatatttaaggAAACGTAGAAATCAAATTACTTAATATCTTACTTATCATGTCATTTtagtaacaataaaactaaCTGTATCCACTTTTGACACATAATTCATTTGTAtagatgacatatcattatgtgattaggtattgttttatcaaataataacacattatttcaaaatcactcaatcatacgataatacattatctatgtacataaattatatataaaaaactaactgtatctatttttgacacataattcatatatatagatcacgtatcattatgtgattaggtattattttatcacataataacacattatttaatatcacttaattatacaataatacatcatttatgtacataaattatatacaaaaaataagttcatataacattactcttttagTAATaagagattattaaaatattttattacattataaatcaaataaaataatatcaataataaaaaatgaattacaaaaataatctcTTATCCCCTAAATCAAATGCACCCTaggaaaattaatcaattatatgaaGTGATTATGCACTAGAATTTACATTAAGGAGAGGAATGGAAttatgtaaaaacaaaaaatagggAGAATGACTATGTCCCAACCGTTTTTCACTTGAACGACACTTTTTCACTCTTGAACTAATAAAAGGACACTTCCCacctttagttttttttttttccaatcaattttaattgcaaaaagataatgaagtaattttttatatctataatgttaaatattaattataatttggcaaaaataaaatataaaaaaaatctttttttattctttttgctttgtttttttcccGTTCTTTCTTCTACTTCAGATCCCATCATTTTACATAACCAAATCACTCATGATACTTAAATCAGTATTCATGTTGAAGTAGTCTTATTGCagttttttagaataaaagTCTTAGTCTTTAGGGACATCTGTTTGTATTTGAATTATTCCAAGTTTATGTTACCACTTAGCCATATTTTCGCTAAAATGGGCTGCTTTTTCGTTTTTCTGTTAAGATCATGTATTGAAAGGCTATTTAAGCCAAAGTAGTTGTCAATAAAACTGAAGCCATTCAAATCCAGTTTGTTGTGTACTTATTCTTAAGTTTCATAATAGATCAAAGTTCTCAACAATCTGGTATCAGAGCCCCCACTGGGTCTGATAGAATTTAAGCAGTAGTATTTGAAATTCTTGTAGCAGCACAAGAAGATGGCTTAGAAAATGACTACTGAAGGGTACTTTATACAGCCAGCCATTCCTCGCTTTGATGGTCACTATGATCATTGGAGCATGTTGATGGAAAATTTCCTACGATCTAAGGAATATTGGGATTTAGTGGAGGCTGGCTATGTTGCGCCAGCAAGTGGAGTGTTGCAAACATAAGCACAACAAAAGAAGAATGATGAGATGAAGCTGAAGGACCTGAAAGTGAAGAACTATCTCTTTCAAGCTATAGATCGTACAATTCTTGACACTATTCTCAGGAAGGATACAGCCAAAGAAATATGTGATGCCATGAAGAGAAAGTATGAAGGGAATGCAAGGATCAAAAGGTCTCATCTTCAAGCTCTCCGCAGAGAATTTGAAACTCTTGAGATGAGGTCTGAAGAAAGAGTAACAGAGTACTTTTCCAGAGTCATGACAGTGGCGAACAAGATGCGTACTTATAGGGAGGATATGCAAGATGTGAAAGTGGTAGAGAAAATTCTACGCGTTTTAGATGAGAAGTTTAACTATGTTGTCTGTTCTATTGAGGAATCGAAGGATATTGATGCTCTCACTATTGATGAGTTACAAAGCTCATTAATAGTATATGAACAGAAATTTCAGAGGCGTAATGGTGAGGAGCAGGCCTTAAAGGTGACGTATGAAGGAGGAAGAGGTCGTGGCCGTGGCCGTGGCCGTGATGCCTacagaggaagaggaagagaaagaggTCGAGCAAGTTTCAACAAGGAAACAGTGGAATGTTACCGTTGTCATAAACTTGGACATTTTCAATATGAATGTCCTTCTAAAAATAAAGAAGCAAACTATACATAGCTTGTTGAGAGAGATGAAATGCTTTTAATGTCTCATGTGGAGCTAAATGAGGCCAAAGGAGAAGATGCATGGTTTCTTGATTCAGGATGTTCTAATCACATTTGTGGCAATCAAGCTATGTTCAGTGAACTCGATGAAAATTTTCGGCATTCAGTGAAATTGGGGAACAACACTAAAATGAATGTGATGGGAAAGGGAAGTGTGAAACTGTTGCTGAATGGCATCATTCATGTTGTTACTGAGGTATATTATATTCCAGAATTAAGAAATAATCTCTTAAGCATGGGACAATTGCAAGAAAGAGGTTTGGCTATTTTGATCAAAGAAGGAATGTACAAAATATTTCCTCCAGAGAAGGGTCTTATTATTCAAACCAGTATGAGTGTTAATAGAATGTTTATCCTGTTGGCCCAGTCTCAAGCCTCTTCTCAAGCACAACCTGAACAGTGTTTTCACACAAAAGCTGAAAACTTGACTCATCTTTGGCATCAAAGGTATGGACATCTGAGCTACAAAGGTTTGAGAACCTTATTGCATAGAGACATGGTACATGGACTCCCTCAACTCTCTACGTCAAGTGTGACTTGCATTGATTGCATCAACGGCAAACAACACCGTGATCCTATCCCAAAGAAGAGTACTTGGAGAGCAACTCAGAAACTGGAACTTATTCATGCAGACATTTGTGGTCCTATCACCTCTACATCTAATAGCAACAAGAggtattttttgttattcattGATGATCACAGTAGAAAAGCTTGGGTATATTTCTTGCTAGAGAAATCAagggttttaaatttttttaaatgcttCAAGACTATGGTTGAGAAAGAAACAGGAATGTTTGTTAAGTGCTTGCGTACTGATAGAGGAGGAGAATTCACT comes from Mangifera indica cultivar Alphonso unplaced genomic scaffold, CATAS_Mindica_2.1 Un_0005, whole genome shotgun sequence and encodes:
- the LOC123205423 gene encoding uncharacterized protein LOC123205423, which produces MKRKYEGNARIKRSHLQALRREFETLEMRSEERVTEYFSRVMTVANKMRTYREDMQDVKVVEKILRVLDEKFNYVVCSIEESKDIDALTIDELQSSLIVYEQKFQRRNGEEQALKVTYEGGRGRGRGRGRDAYRGRGRERGRASFNKETVECYRCHKLGHFQYECPSKNKEANYT